From the Acidobacteriota bacterium genome, the window CGGAGGGATCGAGGATCTCCGGTGCATGGAATCCGAATCGCCGGACCTCGAATCCGTGGAGTTGCTGACACCCGGACCGGGGGAGTCGTTCTGCTACCTGGTGACCCCGGTGAACCGGTGCGGCGAAGGCACCTTCGCGAACGGACAGTCGCCGCCGCAACCGTGCCCGCCCTACGGCAACGACTCCGATGCCGACGGCATCCTCGACATCGACGACGACTGCCCGCTCCAGCCCAATCCCCTCCAGGAAGACCGCGACCGGGACGGCGTGGGCGATGCCTGCGACAACTGCCCCGACACGCCGAACGCGAACCAGGCCGACAGCAACGGCGACGGTGCCGGGGATGCCTGCGAGTAGGGCCAGGCTCGGTCCGCCCTGTGCCGGAACGGGACAGAAGAGCACGGTTTCGTCATCCGGCTGACCGCCGGCCAGGCGAAGGCGGTTCACAGGCGTCCGGCATGCACCGGCGCGCCTGGCGCGCTTCTTGCGATCCCATAGCGCTCGATTCGAGAGGGAATCCGTAGGGAAGGAGGGTGCGCATGCCGCGAAAGCTGACGGTGCAGGAGCTGGAGCCGAGGGTCGCGCCCAGCGCCGCCGCGGGAATCGGGTTGGCGACTTTCGTGCGAAGCCTGTTCTCGAACGTCGAGACGCAGTTTCCGGACCTCGCGCAGCAGCTGCGGGGTTTCGTCCACGACACGGGCGACACGCTGGTGGTCGAGCAGGCCAGGGACGCCGCGGGAATCGCCAACTCCTTCCCGCTGAACCCCGGTCTGGCCTTCAAACCCGGCGGCGACCGCCTCGTTCTGAACGACCTGTCGCGGGTGATGCCGCTTCGGCCCTTCCCGCTGTAGCCTCGGACTGCCTCCTAGCCGTTGCGGGCGCCCCCGGAAGCTCCGGGGGCGCCCGTCTTTCCGGGGGCGGAACGGGGCCGGCGCCGCCGGTTCAACGGCCGCCGAAGTCGAACGAGGCCAGTTTCTCCCGGATGCGGTCGCGTACCCTCCTGAACGCCGCACGCACCTCGTCCGGCCCGCCCCCGACCGCAGCCGGATCCTCGAGCGGCCAGTGGAGCCGGCGGACATCGCCCGGGAAGATCGGGCACACCTCCTCCGCGCAGAGCGTGACGACCGTTCCGATGCGCTCTTTCGGAATCTCGTCGATCGACTTCGAGCGGTGGCCCGAGATATCGATCCCGATTTCCCGCATCACCTCCACCGCGACGGGGTGGACCGTCGCCGGAGCGGAGCCGGCGCTGTAGATCTCCACCCCGGGCGGGGCCATGGCCCGCGCGAGCCCTTCGGCCATCTGGCTCCGCGCCGAGTTGGCGACGCAGAGAAACAGGATCCCGCGGGGCGCGTTTTCCGCGTTGCTCTCCATCCTCACCTCGCGAGCGTGGCTCCGGCGGCGCAGCACGGCGGCCACGTGTCCCTTCGCGCGGCGGATCGCCTCCTCCGGCGCATCGCCCACCGCGAGCCCCGCGGCGATCGCGGCGCTGAAGCGGCAGCCCGTTCCGTGCAGGTCGGCCGCTCGCAGCCGCGGGCCGCGCAGGGTGTGCACCTGGTCTTCCCGGCAAACGACATCGACGATCTCGGCGGTCTCGAGATGCCCGCCGGTCACGACGGCCACCAGCGCGCCCATCCGGCACAGCGCCTTCGCGGCGCGCGCCGCACCGGTCGGATCGCGCACGGCGACGCCCGTGAGCCGCTCCGCCTCGACCGTATTGGGAGTGACCACCGTGGCTCGGGGGATCAGCCCGCGCACGAGAGGCTCGATCGCGTCATCTTCCAGCAGTGCGCCTCCGGCGCCCGCTGCGAGCACCGGATCGACGACGAGCGGGATCGAAGGCCGCCGCCGGACGATGGCGGCGACCTCCCTGACGATCGCCGCCGTCGCCAGCATCCCCGTCTTCCAGGCCCGCACCCCGCCGCCGGCGAGAGCGGCTTCGATCTGGGCGGCGACCAGCTCGGGCGGAAGCGGGTGGACGGCGATCAGCTCCCTGCGGGTCTGGACCGTCACGGCGGTGACCGCGCAGGAACCCTCGACGCCGAACTCCGCGAACGTGGCGAGATCGGCCTGCAGTCCGGCCCCTCCGGTCGGGTCGGAGCCGGCGATCGTCAGCGCTCCGGGCATCGCGGCGAGGATAGCGCTAACCGTGTCCCGGCGCGCGCCGCGAAACTCACGCGCGCTGCTTGAGCAGGTCCCGGATCTCCGTCAGGAGTTCCTGCTCCTTCGTGGGCTTGGGCGGCGCGGGGGGCGGCGCAGCTTCTTTCTTCTTGAGTCGATTCATCTGCTTGACGATCAGGAAGATCGCGAAGGCGATGATGATGAAGTCGATGACGGTGTTGATGAAGACGCCGATGCGGATGACCGGAGCGCCGGCCTCCGTCGCCTCAGCCAGCGTCTCATAGCCCTTCCCGGACAGATCGATGAAGAAGGAGCTGAAATCGACCTTTCCCATCAGCAGCCCGATCGGAGGCATCAGGACGTCCTTGACGAACGAGCTGACGATCTTGCCGAAGGCGCCGCCGATGACGATGCCGACCGCCATGTCGACGACGTTGCCCTTCATGGCGAAATCGCGGAACTCCTTCAGCATGCCCATGTCTCCCTCCTTCTCGGCGCCCTCGCGCCCTCCGGCAGCAACCGGAAACCCCCTCATACCAGCGGCGGGATCGCCGCGTCAATGCCTCACGGGCCGGGGTCTGCTATCATCGGGCCCGGTCAGGCGGGAAGGAACCGGCGATCACGACGAAGGCCGTCCGGCGCGCGCGGTGCGCGGCAGGCCGCCGTGAGACAGGTCCCAGGCGCCGGCCGAGAGGAGGATGCCATGCCGTACAAGCTGGAAGAGATCGAAGGGATCGGGCCCACTTACGCGAAGAAACTGTCGGTGGCCGACATCACCGACACCGACAGCCTGCTCAACCTCTGCGGGACCCGGGAGGGCCGCAAGCAGGTCGCGGCGAAGACGGGCATCAGCGAGCAGCAGCTCCTGAAGTGGTCCAACATGGCGGATCTGATGCGGATCTCGGGTATCGGCCCGCAGTACGCCGAGCTGCTCGAGGCGGCCGGTGTCGACACGGTCAAGGAGCTGCGGAACCGGAATCCCGAGAACCTCGCCGCGCAGCTGCGGGAGGTGAACGAGAAGAAGAAACTCGCGAGGGCCGTTCCGGCGCCGAGCGTGGTGGCGGAGTGGGTTTCGCTGGCGAAGACCACCGATCCGAAGATCTCGTACTGACCGAATCCCCCATTTCCCTCCGCCCGCCCGCCGCCGCGGCGGGGCGGGCGAGGTGTGCCAAGGAGAGCCGAGATGTCCGTAGCGAAGGTTATCGAGGTGGCGGCGTCGTCCCCGAAGAGCTTCCAGGATGCGATCGACAGCGGCGTCGAGCGGGCGGCGAAGACCGTCAACAATCTCCAGGGAGGTTGGATCAAGGAGATGAAGGTCGACATCGAGAACGGGAAGGTCACGGCCTACCGGGTCAACATGAAGCTCACGTTCGTTCTCGAGGACTGATCTTCGCGGAGGGCGGGCGGCGGGCGCACGGCGCCCGCACCGCGCGCGGCGCTCAGGCCGGGATCCAGCAGAAAGCGACCCTCTCGATCGCGATATCGGACTTCCTGGGCCGAACGGCGATGCGCTCCACCGGCAGGCGCTCGGGATCGAAACGCTCCCGCAGCGCGGCAGCCCGCTCCTCGAACTCAGCCTCCAGCCGCTCCAGCTCCTCCCGGACCAGCGCGACCGCCTCTTCCGCGCGGGAGACGTCGGTCCGTTCCCGGATCATGCGGCCGGCCGATCGGACAGCGGTGCCCGCGCGCCCGACGGTCCCAACGGAGGCGGCTTTCCGGCCGAACAGGGCTCCGAGAACGGTCGCCCCCAGCGCGACTGCCGCCTGCAGCCGGTGCTGGCCGAGCTGGCTCTTTTCCCGCTCCACTCGCAGCTCGGCGCGCCGGATGCGCTCCTTCAGCCGGGCGAGTCTGGGGCCGTAACGTCGCCGCAGCTTCCCCATCTCCCGGTCACGGGCCTCCCGCGCGAGCAGCGACAACCGAGCCCGGAATTCCCCTTCCGCCTCTCCGGGCCGCGACAGCGCTCCGAGGGGCCGGCAGCGGAAGATCTGGAGCGCCGACTCCCGGTAGAGGTGGGAGCTCAACGCGCGGCGCCACCGGCCGTAGTTGCGCGGATCGAGAGCGTCGCGAGGGGGCGGCACGAAGCGGGCTCCGACCCCCGGGTCGGAACCGGGGGCGAGATCCCCGGGTGCCGCGGTGCGAGCGCCGTTCCACGGGTCGGGTCCTGGTCGCTCGGGGAGCGACACGGCGACCACGACCTCCCGCCACTCGTCGATCCCCAGCGAGGCCCGAACGAAGTGCAGCCGCGCCTCCGCGTAGAGACCGGGCCGATAGACGCGGTCCGGCTGTCCGGAAGCCGGCAAGAACAGCTCCTCGATCTCGGGCGGAAGCGCGGGACGCTCCGCCGCACTTTCGGGAACCTCTTCCGGCGGCGCGGGCGGCGGCGGCTCGGCCGCCGCAGGGCCCACGAGCGTTCTGATCTGCTCGCGCGTGAGAGGGCCGCGCAGGTAGGACAGGGCCCAGCGGGTGTGGAAGAGGACGGGCTCGTCGTCGTGGACGTTGTGCATGAGGAAGACGCGCGAGTCGAGGCCCGACAGGAGGTGGTCGACCCGCTGGCGGTCGAATCCACCCGAGGCTGCTGCGACTCCCTCCAGGCCGTCGAGTACCCGCCGCTTGTCGCGTTCGGTCTGGAGGCGTCCCAAGAACCAGGTCCCCGCGTTCGCGAGTCCCTTGTAATCGAGATCGGCTGGATTCTGCGTGGCCAGCACCACGCCGATCCCGTAGGCCCTTGCCTGCTTGAGCAGCGTGAGCATGGGCCGCTTCGAAGGAGGCTCGGCGACAGGCGGAAAGTAGCCGAAGACCTCATCCATGTAGAGGACGGCGCGCAGGCTGCTCGTTCCCGGCTGGCTGCGCATCCAGGCGACGACCTCGTTGAGCAGCAGCGTGACGAAGAACATCCGCTCGGCATCCCCGAGGTGCGCGATCGACAGGATCGTCAGCCGCGGCTTCCCCTCGCCTGTGAACAGCAGCCTCCCCACGTCGAGAGGCTCTCCCCGGGTCCAGGCTTCGAATCCGGGAGATGCGAGAAGGTTGTTGAGCGTCATCGCGAGCTCGCGGCGGCGATCCGCCGGATAGAACTCGTCGATGCCGAGGACGCCGACCCGATCGAACGGGGGCGCCTGGATGGCCCGGATCAGATCGGAAAGCGCCAGATCCCGCCGGGACCGCCATGCGCGATCCACGATGTTGGACAGGAGGATGTGCTCGCGGCTCTTGACCGGGTCGTCGGGCAGCCCGAGCAGGGAAAGCAGCCCCGAGACCGCAGCCTGGATCCGCTCCCGCACCGCGTCCCTGTCGGCGAGGAGCGCAGCCGGAGGTGCGGCCAGCGAGCGGAGCACCGACAGCGGAAGCCCCGCCTCGCTCCCGGGTGTGTAGACGGCCATGTCGACGCTGCGCCGGAGCCGCTCGATCCGCTCCCCCGACTGGCCCCACGCTGCCAGTCCATCCCTCCAGGCGGCCGCCACC encodes:
- the thiD gene encoding bifunctional hydroxymethylpyrimidine kinase/phosphomethylpyrimidine kinase; translated protein: MPGALTIAGSDPTGGAGLQADLATFAEFGVEGSCAVTAVTVQTRRELIAVHPLPPELVAAQIEAALAGGGVRAWKTGMLATAAIVREVAAIVRRRPSIPLVVDPVLAAGAGGALLEDDAIEPLVRGLIPRATVVTPNTVEAERLTGVAVRDPTGAARAAKALCRMGALVAVVTGGHLETAEIVDVVCREDQVHTLRGPRLRAADLHGTGCRFSAAIAAGLAVGDAPEEAIRRAKGHVAAVLRRRSHAREVRMESNAENAPRGILFLCVANSARSQMAEGLARAMAPPGVEIYSAGSAPATVHPVAVEVMREIGIDISGHRSKSIDEIPKERIGTVVTLCAEEVCPIFPGDVRRLHWPLEDPAAVGGGPDEVRAAFRRVRDRIREKLASFDFGGR
- the mscL gene encoding large-conductance mechanosensitive channel protein MscL; this translates as MLKEFRDFAMKGNVVDMAVGIVIGGAFGKIVSSFVKDVLMPPIGLLMGKVDFSSFFIDLSGKGYETLAEATEAGAPVIRIGVFINTVIDFIIIAFAIFLIVKQMNRLKKKEAAPPPAPPKPTKEQELLTEIRDLLKQRA
- a CDS encoding DUF4332 domain-containing protein; its protein translation is MPYKLEEIEGIGPTYAKKLSVADITDTDSLLNLCGTREGRKQVAAKTGISEQQLLKWSNMADLMRISGIGPQYAELLEAAGVDTVKELRNRNPENLAAQLREVNEKKKLARAVPAPSVVAEWVSLAKTTDPKISY
- a CDS encoding dodecin domain-containing protein, encoding MSVAKVIEVAASSPKSFQDAIDSGVERAAKTVNNLQGGWIKEMKVDIENGKVTAYRVNMKLTFVLED
- a CDS encoding ATP-binding protein, with product MENFEKLGAFYLGRLYDPESRRPTDELLLYDAKDLTTHAVCAGMTGSGKTGLGVTLLEEAAIDGIPAIAIDPKGDLPNLLLTFPRLAPDDFRPWIDEGEALRRGMTPEAYARQVAAAWRDGLAAWGQSGERIERLRRSVDMAVYTPGSEAGLPLSVLRSLAAPPAALLADRDAVRERIQAAVSGLLSLLGLPDDPVKSREHILLSNIVDRAWRSRRDLALSDLIRAIQAPPFDRVGVLGIDEFYPADRRRELAMTLNNLLASPGFEAWTRGEPLDVGRLLFTGEGKPRLTILSIAHLGDAERMFFVTLLLNEVVAWMRSQPGTSSLRAVLYMDEVFGYFPPVAEPPSKRPMLTLLKQARAYGIGVVLATQNPADLDYKGLANAGTWFLGRLQTERDKRRVLDGLEGVAAASGGFDRQRVDHLLSGLDSRVFLMHNVHDDEPVLFHTRWALSYLRGPLTREQIRTLVGPAAAEPPPPAPPEEVPESAAERPALPPEIEELFLPASGQPDRVYRPGLYAEARLHFVRASLGIDEWREVVVAVSLPERPGPDPWNGARTAAPGDLAPGSDPGVGARFVPPPRDALDPRNYGRWRRALSSHLYRESALQIFRCRPLGALSRPGEAEGEFRARLSLLAREARDREMGKLRRRYGPRLARLKERIRRAELRVEREKSQLGQHRLQAAVALGATVLGALFGRKAASVGTVGRAGTAVRSAGRMIRERTDVSRAEEAVALVREELERLEAEFEERAAALRERFDPERLPVERIAVRPRKSDIAIERVAFCWIPA